A portion of the Parasedimentitalea marina genome contains these proteins:
- a CDS encoding DUF4202 domain-containing protein: protein MSDKLNQVLQAIDRVNASDPKLEDGQPESQLYGLRMSTELARLFPDASEPLQIAARGQHVERWKLRRDTYPEGRAGYLTWRKDQARHHADVVAALMQDAGYPATDIQTAGQMLRKEGLKRDAGVQAFEDVICFVFLKWYFAPFAAKHSAKKIQSIVEKTARKMSAEARARVLQEFELPTDLAAAFAS, encoded by the coding sequence ATGTCCGATAAACTGAACCAGGTCTTGCAGGCCATTGATAGGGTCAATGCATCGGATCCCAAGCTTGAAGACGGTCAACCCGAATCGCAGCTTTACGGCCTGCGTATGAGCACTGAGTTGGCCCGATTGTTCCCCGATGCGAGTGAACCGCTGCAAATTGCCGCCCGTGGCCAACATGTTGAGCGCTGGAAGCTAAGGCGCGACACCTACCCCGAGGGCCGTGCAGGCTATCTGACCTGGCGCAAGGATCAAGCCCGCCATCATGCCGATGTGGTCGCCGCCCTGATGCAGGACGCAGGGTACCCGGCAACAGACATTCAGACAGCTGGCCAGATGCTGCGCAAGGAGGGTCTGAAACGCGATGCCGGAGTGCAGGCCTTTGAGGACGTAATCTGCTTTGTCTTTCTGAAATGGTATTTCGCCCCTTTTGCGGCCAAACACTCGGCAAAAAAAATCCAAAGCATCGTAGAGAAAACCGCACGCAAAATGTCGGCCGAGGCGCGCGCCCGTGTGCTGCAAGAGTTCGAGTTGCCCACAGATCTGGCCGCGGCCTTCGCCAGCTAG
- the gltB gene encoding glutamate synthase large subunit: protein MTKYDAEWVRAEETKRQYMAENGLYSEAEEHSSCGVGLVVSINGKKSRTVVEAGIDALKAIWHRGAVDADGKTGDGAGIHVEIPVRFFYDQIKRTGHVPREDQLMAVGQVFLPRTDLGAQETCRTIVETEVLRMGYSIYGWRHVPVDVTCLGEKANATRPEIEQILISNSKGVDEETFERELYVIRRRIEKAAATANVAGLYIASLSCRSIIYKGMMLAEQVAVFYPDLMDERFESTFAIYHQRYSTNTFPQWWLAQPFRMLAHNGEINTLKGNLNWMKSHEIRMASSFFGELAEDIKPIVPGGASDSAALDCVFEVMVRAGRSAPMAKTMLVPESWSKQVVGLPQPWVDMYSYCNSVMEPWDGPAALAMTDGQWVCAGLDRNGLRPMRYVITGDGLLIAGSEAGMVPIDEATVVAKGALGPGQMIAVDMKAGKLFRDTEIKDQLAAARPFGEWVGKINSLEETLSGVTEKALFTGDELHKRQNAAGYTIEELEQILSPMAEDGKETLASMGDDTPSAVLSKMYRPLSHFFRQNFSQVTNPPIDSLREFRVMSLKTRFGNLKNVLEESSSQTEIIVLESPFVGNAQWDKLTSEFNSPLAEIDCSFVPGEGALSAALARVRAETEEAVRSGAGHLVLTDQHSNAARVAMPMILATSAVHSHLTRKGLRTFCSLNVRSAECVDPHYFAVLIGCGATVVNAYLAEDSLAERVERGLLDGTLTENVTRYRNAIDQGLLKIMAKMGISVISSYRGGLNFEAVGLSRAMCAEFFPGMTSRISGIGVTGIQTKAVEAHAKGWINGQDVLPVGGFYKARKSGETHAWEASSMKLLQMACHNASFELWKQYSAKMKSNPPIHLRDLLDVKPLGKPVPIEEVESITSIRKRFVTPGMSLGALSPEAHKALNVAMNRIGAKSDSGEGGEDPAHFVPEPNGDNPSAKIKQVASGRFGVTAEYLNQCEELEIKVAQGAKPGEGGQLPGMKVTDLIARLRHSTKGVTLISPPPHHDIYSIEDLAQLIYDLKQINPRCKVTVKLVASSGVGTIAAGVAKAKADVILISGHNGGTGASPATSIKYAGLPWEMGLTEAHQVLSMNNLRGRVTLRTDGGLRTGRDVLMAAMLGAEEYGIGTAALISMGCIMVRQCQSNTCPVGVCTQDEALRAKFVDNAADKVVNLITFYAQEVRELLASIGARSMDEVVGRADLLAQVSRGSAHLDDLDLNPLLITVDGSADIVYNRDKERNVVPDTLDAEIVRDAARFLEDGEKMQLSYTVQNTHRTVGTRTSSHIVRNFGMRNSFQSDHLTVKLQGSAGQSLGAFAAPGLKLEVSGDANDYVGKGLSGGTIVVRPPQVSPLKASDNTIIGNTVLYGATDGYLFAAGFAGERFAVRNSGAKVVIEGCGACGCEYMTGGLAVILGSIGANFGAGMTGGMAYLYDPDGKAEAMMNMETLVTNPVTVAHWENQLKDLIERHLQETSSRKAADILQHWDSEKQNFLQVCPIEMLTHLPHPLSIEKAAVPAE from the coding sequence ATGACCAAGTATGATGCCGAATGGGTGCGTGCCGAAGAAACCAAACGCCAGTACATGGCTGAAAACGGGCTTTATTCCGAAGCGGAAGAGCACTCATCCTGTGGGGTGGGGCTGGTTGTCTCTATCAATGGCAAAAAAAGCCGCACAGTGGTTGAGGCCGGCATTGATGCCCTAAAGGCAATCTGGCACCGGGGTGCTGTGGATGCAGATGGTAAAACCGGTGACGGCGCTGGTATCCACGTCGAGATCCCGGTTCGGTTCTTCTACGATCAGATCAAACGTACCGGCCACGTCCCGCGCGAAGATCAGTTGATGGCCGTGGGTCAGGTCTTTCTGCCGCGCACCGATCTTGGGGCCCAGGAAACCTGCCGGACCATCGTTGAGACCGAAGTTCTGCGCATGGGCTATTCGATCTACGGCTGGCGTCACGTGCCGGTGGATGTGACCTGTCTGGGTGAAAAAGCCAATGCCACCCGCCCTGAAATTGAGCAAATCCTTATCAGTAACTCCAAGGGTGTGGACGAAGAAACTTTCGAGCGTGAGCTGTATGTGATTCGCCGCCGGATTGAAAAAGCCGCCGCCACTGCAAATGTGGCCGGTCTGTATATCGCTTCGCTGAGCTGTCGGTCGATCATCTACAAAGGCATGATGCTGGCGGAACAGGTTGCTGTTTTCTACCCCGATCTGATGGACGAACGGTTTGAAAGCACGTTTGCGATCTATCACCAGCGGTATTCCACCAACACCTTCCCGCAGTGGTGGCTGGCGCAACCGTTCCGCATGTTGGCCCATAACGGCGAGATCAACACGCTGAAGGGCAACCTGAACTGGATGAAGAGCCATGAAATCCGCATGGCGTCGTCGTTCTTCGGCGAGTTGGCTGAAGATATTAAGCCGATCGTCCCCGGCGGTGCCTCGGATTCGGCGGCGCTGGATTGTGTGTTCGAAGTCATGGTGCGCGCGGGCCGCTCTGCGCCAATGGCAAAAACCATGCTGGTTCCGGAAAGCTGGTCGAAGCAGGTTGTCGGCCTGCCACAGCCTTGGGTCGACATGTATTCCTACTGCAACTCCGTCATGGAGCCCTGGGATGGCCCTGCAGCGCTGGCTATGACAGATGGTCAATGGGTTTGCGCAGGTCTGGACCGCAACGGATTACGCCCAATGCGCTACGTCATCACCGGTGACGGGTTGCTGATCGCTGGCTCCGAGGCTGGCATGGTGCCAATCGACGAGGCCACAGTGGTCGCAAAGGGCGCTTTGGGCCCGGGTCAGATGATCGCCGTCGACATGAAAGCGGGCAAACTGTTCCGCGACACCGAGATCAAGGATCAACTGGCCGCAGCGCGTCCGTTTGGCGAATGGGTCGGCAAGATCAACAGTCTGGAAGAGACCCTGTCCGGTGTCACCGAGAAGGCTTTGTTCACCGGGGACGAGTTGCACAAACGTCAGAATGCCGCCGGTTACACCATTGAAGAACTGGAGCAGATCCTGTCTCCGATGGCTGAAGACGGCAAAGAGACACTCGCCTCTATGGGGGATGACACCCCCAGCGCGGTGCTATCCAAGATGTATCGCCCGCTGAGCCACTTCTTCCGTCAGAACTTTAGTCAGGTGACCAACCCGCCAATCGATAGCTTGCGCGAATTCCGGGTGATGAGCCTGAAAACCCGTTTTGGAAACCTCAAAAACGTGTTGGAAGAAAGCAGCAGCCAGACCGAAATCATCGTGCTTGAGAGCCCCTTTGTTGGCAATGCCCAGTGGGACAAACTTACGTCTGAATTTAATTCACCGCTGGCAGAAATCGACTGTTCCTTTGTCCCTGGTGAAGGCGCGCTTAGTGCCGCTTTGGCGCGTGTTAGGGCCGAAACAGAAGAGGCCGTGCGTTCTGGTGCGGGCCACCTGGTCCTGACCGATCAACACTCGAACGCGGCCCGGGTTGCGATGCCGATGATCCTGGCGACCAGTGCGGTGCATTCGCATCTGACACGCAAGGGTCTGCGCACGTTCTGCTCTTTGAACGTGCGGTCTGCTGAATGCGTTGATCCGCACTACTTTGCGGTACTGATCGGCTGTGGTGCCACAGTGGTGAACGCCTATCTTGCCGAAGATTCACTGGCCGAGCGGGTTGAGCGCGGGCTGCTTGATGGCACCCTGACCGAGAACGTTACCCGCTATCGCAACGCGATTGATCAGGGCCTGCTTAAGATCATGGCCAAGATGGGTATCTCGGTGATTTCTTCGTACCGGGGCGGGTTGAACTTTGAGGCCGTGGGCCTGTCGCGCGCGATGTGTGCCGAGTTTTTCCCGGGCATGACCAGCCGGATCTCTGGCATCGGTGTAACCGGCATTCAGACCAAAGCCGTCGAGGCCCACGCCAAAGGCTGGATTAACGGTCAGGACGTGTTGCCGGTTGGTGGCTTCTACAAAGCGCGCAAATCGGGCGAGACCCATGCCTGGGAAGCCAGCTCGATGAAGCTGTTGCAAATGGCGTGTCACAACGCATCTTTTGAGCTGTGGAAGCAGTACTCGGCCAAGATGAAGAGCAATCCGCCGATCCATCTGCGCGATCTGCTGGATGTTAAGCCATTGGGCAAGCCCGTGCCGATTGAAGAGGTCGAAAGCATTACTTCGATCCGCAAACGTTTTGTCACACCGGGTATGTCGTTGGGGGCACTGTCGCCCGAAGCGCACAAAGCCCTGAATGTTGCAATGAACCGTATCGGTGCCAAATCGGATTCGGGCGAGGGCGGTGAAGATCCGGCGCACTTTGTACCGGAACCAAACGGCGACAATCCCTCTGCCAAGATCAAACAGGTCGCCTCGGGCCGGTTTGGCGTCACTGCCGAATACCTGAACCAGTGCGAAGAGCTGGAGATCAAGGTGGCTCAGGGTGCAAAACCGGGTGAGGGCGGCCAGTTGCCGGGCATGAAGGTCACCGACCTGATTGCGCGCCTGCGTCACTCGACCAAGGGTGTGACCCTGATCTCGCCGCCACCGCACCACGATATCTACTCGATCGAAGATCTGGCGCAGCTGATCTATGATCTCAAGCAGATCAACCCGCGTTGTAAGGTGACAGTGAAACTGGTGGCATCGTCGGGTGTTGGCACCATTGCCGCAGGCGTGGCAAAGGCCAAAGCCGACGTGATCCTTATCTCAGGCCACAACGGTGGCACCGGGGCTTCGCCTGCGACGTCGATCAAATATGCAGGCCTGCCGTGGGAAATGGGCCTGACCGAGGCGCATCAGGTGCTAAGCATGAACAACCTTCGCGGCAGGGTCACTCTGCGTACCGATGGTGGTTTGCGCACGGGACGGGACGTGTTGATGGCCGCGATGTTGGGGGCCGAGGAATACGGCATCGGCACGGCAGCCTTGATCTCAATGGGCTGCATCATGGTGCGTCAGTGCCAGTCTAACACTTGCCCGGTTGGTGTCTGCACACAAGACGAAGCACTGCGTGCCAAGTTTGTGGACAATGCTGCCGACAAGGTCGTGAACCTGATCACCTTCTATGCACAGGAAGTCCGCGAACTGCTGGCCTCGATTGGCGCGCGCAGCATGGACGAGGTGGTCGGCCGCGCGGATCTGTTGGCGCAGGTCAGCCGTGGCTCGGCACATCTGGATGATCTGGATCTGAACCCGTTGCTGATCACCGTCGATGGCTCGGCTGATATCGTGTACAACCGGGACAAAGAACGCAACGTGGTGCCCGATACGCTGGATGCCGAGATCGTGCGCGATGCGGCCCGGTTCCTGGAAGACGGTGAAAAGATGCAGCTGTCTTATACAGTGCAGAACACCCACCGGACCGTCGGCACCCGGACGTCCAGCCACATTGTGCGCAACTTCGGTATGCGTAATTCCTTCCAGTCGGATCACCTGACGGTGAAACTGCAGGGCTCTGCTGGTCAGTCACTGGGCGCCTTTGCGGCACCGGGGCTAAAGCTGGAAGTGTCGGGCGATGCCAATGATTATGTTGGTAAGGGTCTGTCTGGTGGTACCATTGTGGTACGTCCTCCGCAGGTTAGCCCGCTGAAGGCGTCGGACAACACCATCATCGGCAACACGGTTCTGTACGGTGCTACTGATGGCTACCTGTTCGCAGCCGGTTTCGCCGGCGAACGGTTTGCCGTGCGCAACTCGGGCGCCAAAGTGGTGATCGAGGGCTGCGGTGCCTGTGGCTGCGAATATATGACCGGAGGTCTTGCGGTTATCCTTGGATCAATTGGTGCCAACTTTGGTGCTGGGATGACCGGCGGTATGGCTTACCTGTATGACCCTGACGGTAAAGCCGAGGCCATGATGAACATGGAAACTCTGGTCACCAACCCAGTCACTGTGGCGCATTGGGAAAATCAGCTGAAAGATCTGATCGAGCGCCACCTGCAGGAAACCAGCAGCCGCAAGGCCGCGGATATCCTGCAGCACTGGGACAGTGAAAAGCAGAACTTTCTGCAGGTCTGCCCGATTGAGATGCTGACGCATCTGCCACATCCGCTGTCCATCGAGAAGGCCGCAGTTCCGGCCGAGTAA
- a CDS encoding DMT family transporter yields the protein MDARAIAMGLAFAFMWSSAFTSARIIVADASPLFSLALRFLVSGLIGVCIARAMGQTWHLNRIQWRATIIFGVCQNALYLGLNFVAMQTVQASLAAIIAATMPLLVALASWVLFKERLRPLGIAGLLAGVLGVGLIMGTRISAGVDLYGMALCGLGVLALTVATLALRGATSGGNFMMVVGLQMLVGAALLFVAALLFEDIYINPTLSLALAFAYTTLVPGLIATFIWVLLLNRIGPLRAATFHFLNPVFGVAVAAMLLGERLGPMDMVGVLIVTVGILAVQLSRQPATVTKPTAAE from the coding sequence ATGGATGCACGCGCAATTGCCATGGGGCTTGCCTTTGCCTTTATGTGGTCCTCGGCCTTTACCTCGGCGCGGATAATTGTCGCCGATGCCTCGCCGTTGTTCTCACTGGCGCTGCGGTTTCTGGTGTCCGGACTGATTGGCGTCTGTATTGCCCGTGCCATGGGGCAGACGTGGCACCTGAACCGCATCCAATGGCGAGCCACCATCATTTTCGGGGTCTGCCAGAACGCATTGTATCTGGGGCTTAACTTTGTCGCCATGCAGACAGTTCAGGCGTCACTGGCTGCCATTATCGCCGCCACGATGCCCCTGTTGGTGGCGCTGGCATCCTGGGTGTTGTTCAAAGAACGGTTGAGGCCGCTGGGTATTGCAGGGTTGCTGGCGGGCGTGCTGGGGGTGGGTCTGATCATGGGAACCCGGATCAGCGCCGGGGTAGACCTGTATGGCATGGCGTTATGCGGACTTGGCGTACTGGCGCTAACTGTCGCCACACTGGCACTGCGTGGGGCGACATCAGGCGGCAACTTCATGATGGTGGTGGGGCTGCAGATGCTCGTCGGGGCAGCCCTGCTGTTTGTCGCCGCCCTGTTGTTCGAGGACATCTATATCAATCCCACACTGTCGCTGGCGCTGGCCTTTGCCTATACCACGCTGGTGCCCGGACTGATTGCCACCTTTATCTGGGTGTTGCTGCTGAACCGCATCGGACCACTACGCGCGGCGACGTTTCACTTTCTAAACCCAGTGTTTGGCGTCGCTGTCGCCGCCATGCTGCTGGGTGAGCGCCTTGGACCAATGGACATGGTGGGCGTGCTGATTGTCACCGTCGGTATCCTGGCTGTGCAACTGTCGCGCCAGCCTGCCACCGTCACGAAACCCACTGCGGCGGAATGA
- a CDS encoding glutathione S-transferase family protein translates to MARLHHVPLSPFCRKVRLSLAEKKIEVDLVEERYWEADPDFLRRNPAGKVPVVRLDGKMMSESAAICEYLEETRPEPPLMPKDPEARYEVRRLVSWFDDKFHHDVTSKLLYERVNKKITGQGYPDSRNVKDGAKAIKYHLDYMAWLLDQRRWLAGDVMTLADFAAAAHLSCLDYISDVDWNRSAVVKDWYAKIKSRPAFRSILADQVSGFRPPPHYADLDF, encoded by the coding sequence ATGGCCCGCCTGCACCACGTACCGCTCTCTCCATTTTGTCGCAAAGTCCGCCTGTCACTGGCGGAAAAGAAGATCGAGGTCGATCTGGTCGAAGAACGCTATTGGGAGGCAGATCCCGATTTCCTGCGGCGCAACCCGGCTGGCAAAGTGCCGGTGGTGCGATTGGACGGCAAGATGATGTCCGAAAGTGCAGCGATTTGTGAATATCTGGAAGAAACCCGTCCCGAGCCACCGCTGATGCCAAAAGACCCCGAGGCGCGCTATGAAGTGCGTCGGCTGGTGTCCTGGTTTGATGATAAGTTTCACCATGATGTGACCTCGAAGCTTTTGTATGAGAGGGTGAATAAGAAGATCACCGGACAGGGCTATCCGGACAGCCGCAATGTAAAAGATGGTGCCAAGGCCATTAAGTACCATTTGGATTATATGGCCTGGTTGCTGGATCAGCGCCGTTGGTTGGCCGGGGATGTGATGACGCTGGCTGATTTTGCGGCTGCGGCGCATTTGTCCTGTCTTGATTATATTTCGGATGTGGATTGGAATAGGTCTGCTGTGGTTAAGGACTGGTACGCCAAAATCAAATCTCGACCAGCGTTCCGGTCCATCCTGGCGGATCAAGTGTCCGGGTTTCGCCCGCCACCGCATTACGCCGACCTGGATTTCTGA
- a CDS encoding LysE family translocator: MDGVNLALIMAAGLLAGASPGPATLTIAGTSMQQGRKAGLVLASGISTGSLIWSVSAAFGLGAVMLANAWLFEVARYAGAAYLMYLAFRSARSALRSGTPEMKSSRAKSLRAIFAKGLALHITNPKAVLFFGSLYAIAIPPGTSPSVLLTVIAVIAVQSTLVFHGYALLFSSATAARIYQRLRRGFEAVFAAAFATASWQIFTARFS, translated from the coding sequence ATGGATGGTGTTAACCTGGCCCTGATCATGGCCGCAGGATTGCTGGCAGGGGCCAGTCCGGGACCAGCCACACTGACCATTGCGGGCACATCCATGCAGCAGGGTCGCAAGGCTGGTCTGGTCCTGGCTTCTGGGATCAGCACCGGCTCGTTGATCTGGTCGGTTTCTGCGGCCTTTGGCTTGGGGGCCGTGATGCTGGCCAATGCCTGGTTGTTTGAGGTCGCCCGATACGCTGGTGCCGCTTATTTGATGTACCTGGCTTTCCGCTCGGCACGGTCTGCTTTGCGATCTGGGACGCCTGAAATGAAAAGTTCCCGGGCCAAGTCGCTGAGGGCAATTTTTGCCAAAGGTCTTGCGTTGCACATAACCAACCCCAAGGCAGTTCTTTTCTTTGGATCACTGTATGCCATTGCCATTCCACCTGGCACATCGCCCTCGGTTTTATTGACCGTTATCGCCGTGATTGCGGTGCAAAGCACGCTGGTGTTCCACGGCTATGCACTGTTGTTTTCCAGCGCCACCGCAGCGCGCATCTATCAGCGGTTGCGGCGCGGGTTTGAAGCCGTTTTTGCAGCTGCATTTGCCACCGCCAGTTGGCAGATTTTCACCGCTCGGTTCAGCTAA
- the msrB gene encoding peptide-methionine (R)-S-oxide reductase MsrB translates to MPKYNKNPDVIAALSPEEYHVTQNAGTERPGSGALLGNKAPGVYVDIVSGEPLFASSDKYESGCGWPSFTKPIEPAYMQELQDHTLGMARTEVRSTHGDSHLGHVFPDGPADRGGLRYCINSAALRFVHRDDMADEGYGDYINHVEDVT, encoded by the coding sequence ATGCCCAAATACAATAAAAACCCGGACGTAATCGCCGCACTCTCGCCTGAAGAATATCATGTAACACAGAATGCAGGCACCGAACGCCCTGGCTCTGGCGCGCTGCTAGGGAACAAGGCCCCCGGAGTATATGTGGATATCGTATCGGGCGAGCCGCTGTTTGCCTCGTCCGACAAATACGAATCTGGCTGCGGCTGGCCCAGTTTCACCAAGCCCATTGAACCCGCCTATATGCAGGAACTGCAGGATCATACCCTGGGCATGGCCCGCACCGAGGTCCGGTCGACCCACGGCGACAGCCACCTGGGGCATGTCTTCCCTGACGGGCCAGCCGATCGCGGTGGGTTGCGGTACTGCATCAACTCGGCCGCCCTGCGCTTTGTCCATCGTGATGACATGGCAGACGAGGGCTATGGCGACTACATCAACCATGTGGAGGACGTAACATGA
- the mtgA gene encoding monofunctional biosynthetic peptidoglycan transglycosylase encodes MAKTKKKKSKSKRKTGLWQLLRRWLLRGCLAFVAFIGFFILLFSVVNPPTTHTMWTEGSRLDRRIDQEWVPIEEIAPVMARAVVAAEDARFCQHWGIDVQAVRAVLDEGSQRGGSTISQQVVKNVFLWQERSWLRKALETLITPAVEMIWSKRRILEVYLNVAEMGEGVFGVKAAARANFDVAPDQLTARQASLLAAVLPSPKSRSALKPSPKVRKRALHIADGAATIRADGRAACFED; translated from the coding sequence ATGGCGAAGACAAAAAAGAAGAAATCCAAAAGTAAGAGAAAGACAGGCCTCTGGCAATTGCTGCGGCGCTGGCTACTGCGCGGCTGTCTCGCCTTTGTTGCGTTCATTGGATTTTTCATCCTGTTGTTTTCAGTGGTGAACCCGCCCACCACGCATACCATGTGGACCGAGGGCAGCCGGTTGGATCGTCGTATTGATCAGGAGTGGGTCCCCATAGAGGAGATCGCTCCGGTTATGGCACGCGCTGTTGTGGCCGCCGAGGATGCCCGGTTTTGCCAGCATTGGGGTATTGATGTGCAGGCCGTACGGGCGGTGCTGGACGAAGGCAGTCAGCGCGGCGGGTCCACCATTTCCCAACAGGTGGTGAAAAATGTGTTTCTTTGGCAGGAGCGTAGCTGGCTGCGTAAAGCCTTGGAAACCTTGATCACGCCGGCGGTTGAGATGATCTGGAGCAAACGGCGCATTCTGGAAGTCTATTTGAATGTCGCGGAAATGGGAGAAGGCGTGTTTGGGGTGAAAGCAGCCGCACGGGCTAACTTTGATGTTGCGCCGGATCAGCTAACTGCACGGCAGGCATCTTTGCTTGCGGCTGTGTTGCCGTCTCCCAAAAGCCGGTCAGCGCTGAAACCCAGTCCCAAGGTGAGAAAAAGAGCGCTTCATATTGCAGATGGAGCGGCCACCATCCGCGCAGATGGTCGTGCTGCGTGTTTCGAGGATTGA
- the msrA gene encoding peptide-methionine (S)-S-oxide reductase MsrA, translating to MSTTERAVLAGGCFWGMQDLIRKRPGVISTRVGYTGGDVENATYRNHGTHAEGIEIIFDPAVTSYREMLEFFFQIHDPTTSDRQGNDMGMSYRSAIYITSEGQKAVAEDTIADVEASGLWPGKVVTEVEPVAEFWQAEPEHQDYLQNRPDGYTCHFARPDWVLPKRAKAS from the coding sequence ATGAGTACCACAGAGCGCGCAGTATTGGCCGGCGGCTGTTTTTGGGGCATGCAGGACTTGATCCGCAAGCGGCCCGGCGTGATTAGCACCCGCGTCGGCTATACCGGTGGCGACGTTGAGAACGCCACTTATCGTAACCATGGCACCCATGCCGAAGGTATCGAGATTATCTTTGACCCTGCGGTGACATCATACCGCGAGATGCTGGAATTTTTCTTTCAGATCCATGATCCGACAACAAGCGACCGCCAAGGCAACGACATGGGGATGAGTTATCGTTCGGCGATATACATCACCAGTGAGGGTCAAAAAGCAGTGGCCGAAGATACCATCGCCGATGTCGAGGCCTCTGGTCTATGGCCGGGCAAAGTGGTCACCGAAGTCGAGCCGGTGGCTGAATTCTGGCAGGCCGAACCCGAGCATCAAGACTATCTGCAAAACCGCCCTGACGGCTATACCTGTCATTTTGCCCGCCCCGACTGGGTGCTGCCGAAACGCGCTAAAGCCTCGTAA
- a CDS encoding HU family DNA-binding protein gives MSKPMTKTQLVAALAEDMGSDKKAAGAALEAVCDLITREVSGGGAVTLPGVGKIYCRERPEREVRNPATGEKFMKEADKVVKMTIAKALKDSVNG, from the coding sequence ATGTCCAAACCAATGACAAAAACCCAGCTCGTTGCCGCTCTGGCCGAAGACATGGGCAGCGATAAAAAAGCCGCAGGCGCAGCTCTGGAAGCCGTTTGTGACCTGATCACCCGCGAAGTATCCGGCGGCGGTGCTGTCACACTTCCCGGCGTTGGCAAGATCTATTGCCGCGAGCGCCCAGAGCGCGAAGTGCGCAATCCTGCCACTGGCGAAAAATTCATGAAAGAAGCCGACAAGGTTGTCAAAATGACAATCGCCAAAGCGCTGAAAGACAGCGTTAACGGCTAA
- the queG gene encoding tRNA epoxyqueuosine(34) reductase QueG, translating into MNMGSMLKKALVERALDEGFVSCRICRPWDVPEVPNRLAAYIDAEYHGQMGWMAERTHWRGDPALLWPEAQSVIMLAESYAPEHDPTEILQHRERGAISVYAQNKDYHDLVKKRLKRLARWLIETAKAKGSEAEVKVFVDTAPVPEKALGQAAGLGWQGKHSNLVSRDWGNWAFIGSVFTTLELPVDPAEPDRCGSCRSCLDACPTDAFVAPYQLDARRCISYLSIEYKGPVEEELRVKLGNRIYGCDDCLAACPWNKFAVAASDMRYAAREELKAPKLAELAMLDDAAFRAMFSGSPIKRIGRDRFIRNVLYAIGNSQDPSLRPVAQVLVDDPDAAVADAARWAAQRLA; encoded by the coding sequence ATGAATATGGGATCTATGTTGAAAAAGGCTTTGGTGGAGCGCGCCCTGGATGAGGGGTTTGTGTCGTGCCGGATATGCCGTCCATGGGATGTGCCTGAGGTGCCAAACCGGCTGGCGGCTTATATTGACGCTGAGTATCACGGTCAGATGGGGTGGATGGCTGAACGCACCCATTGGCGTGGCGATCCGGCGTTATTGTGGCCCGAGGCGCAATCAGTGATCATGCTGGCGGAAAGCTATGCGCCTGAGCATGATCCGACCGAGATTTTGCAACATCGCGAGAGGGGTGCGATTTCGGTCTATGCTCAGAACAAGGATTACCATGATCTTGTTAAAAAGCGACTGAAGCGACTGGCACGCTGGTTGATTGAGACTGCCAAGGCAAAAGGGTCTGAGGCTGAGGTCAAGGTATTTGTGGACACTGCTCCGGTGCCGGAAAAGGCGCTGGGCCAGGCCGCCGGGCTGGGATGGCAGGGGAAACACAGCAACCTTGTTAGCCGGGACTGGGGTAACTGGGCCTTTATAGGGTCTGTTTTTACCACGCTAGAGCTGCCGGTGGATCCCGCGGAACCTGACCGGTGCGGGTCTTGCCGGTCCTGTCTGGATGCCTGCCCAACCGATGCCTTTGTTGCGCCCTATCAGCTGGATGCACGGCGCTGCATTTCCTACCTGTCGATAGAGTACAAAGGGCCGGTGGAGGAAGAACTGCGCGTCAAGTTGGGCAACCGCATCTATGGTTGTGATGATTGCCTGGCAGCCTGTCCCTGGAACAAATTTGCAGTTGCGGCGAGCGACATGCGTTATGCCGCCCGCGAGGAGCTGAAGGCGCCGAAACTGGCAGAGCTCGCCATGCTGGATGATGCCGCGTTTCGCGCAATGTTTTCGGGATCGCCCATCAAACGCATTGGCCGTGATCGTTTTATTCGCAATGTTCTGTATGCAATAGGAAACTCGCAAGATCCCAGCCTGCGCCCGGTGGCGCAGGTGCTGGTTGATGATCCCGATGCTGCCGTTGCTGATGCCGCACGCTGGGCGGCGCAGCGGTTGGCCTAG